In Palaemon carinicauda isolate YSFRI2023 chromosome 41, ASM3689809v2, whole genome shotgun sequence, the following are encoded in one genomic region:
- the LOC137632477 gene encoding uncharacterized protein — MDSREILEGGLPATQINTRGGALSESVVDRLPNCEDNLKVSLVKRNTPVTMHQSIAVLFFALSCASAFPVVFLTYEDGKGQGSPKLFDCVSTSHSENSVNAAGKSLSYRCRPNPRSHEHLKASHNFPIFEIVEEPLTDFELEELGVPALPLIDTFFPSSKVVVANGAVSNANTGYEIAQDNSPKRNKGGCADDEVFIAELDLCMPFAPQQSAPKTASINDEEEPVPVEPDFTILEVGYAKLECKEGEIPLPSVGICAPSNNCYPYPTCDAFNEAQKEKEKEKEKEKEKAKKPNNRNEDDD; from the exons ATGGATAGCAGGGAGATATTGGAGGGAGGTCTGCCTGCAACTCAAATAAATACCCGTGGCGGAGCGCTATCGGAATCAGTTGTCGACAGACTCCCAAACTGTGAAGATAACTTGAAAGTCTCTCTAGTGAAACGTAACACACCAGTCACGATGCATCAGTCCATCGCTGTGTTGTTTTTCGCCTTGTCCTGCGCAAGTGCTTTCCCTGTGGTCTTCCTCACTTACGAAG ATGGAAAGGGTCAGGGAAGCCCGAAGCTGTTCGACTGTGTCTCAACATCCCACTCTGAAAACTCTGTGAACGCGGCCGGCAAGAGCCTCTCATACAG ATGCCGTCCCAACCCCAGGTCCCACGAACACCTGAAAGCATCCCACAATTTCCCCATCTTCGAAATCGTCGAGGAGCCCCTGACTGACTTCGAGCTAGAGGAGCTCGGAGTCCCCGCCCTGCCCCTCATCGACACCTTCTTCCCCTCCAGCAAGGTCGTCGTAGCCAACGGCGCCGTTTCCAACGCCAACACCGGGTACGAGATTGCCCAGGATAACTCACCCAAGAGGAACAAGGGCGGTTGCGCTGATGATGAAGTCTTCATTGCTGAACTCGACTT GTGCATGCCTTTCGCTCCTCAGCAGTCTGCCCCCAAGACCGCCTCCATCAACGACGAGGAGGAACCCGTCCCAGTCGAACCCGACTTCACAATCCTGGAAGTTGGCTATGCCAAACTGGAGTGCAAGGAGGGCGAGATCCCACTCCCATCCGTCGGCATCTGCGCCCCATCTAACAACTGCTACCCATACCCCACCTGCGATGCTTTCAATGAAGcccaaaaggaaaaggaaaaggaaaaggagaaggaaaaggaaaaggcaAAGAAGCCCAACAACAGGAATGAGGATGATGACTAA
- the LOC137632475 gene encoding gamma-tubulin complex component 6-like, translating into MPRNYFPALGKTNHYISHNLATIPSSVLRQKGHLFESQLWIYENSSTIPSSVLRQRGHLFESQLWIYENSSTIPSSVLRQRGHLFESQLWIYENSSTIPSSVLRQRGHLFESQLWIYENSSTIPSSVLRQRGHLFESQLWIYENSSTIPSSVLRQRGHLFESQLWIYENSSTIPSSVPRQRGHLFESQLWIYENSSTIPSSVPRQRGHLFESQLWIYENSSTIPSSVPRQRGHLFESQLWIYENSSTIPSSVPRQRGHLFESQLWIYENSSTIPSSVLRQRGHLFESQLWIYENSSTIPSSVLRQKGHLFGSQLWIYENSSSLKVLSNHGWTR; encoded by the exons ATGCCTCGGAATTATTTTCCAGCTCTGGGGAAAACCAACCATTACATTTCTCACAATTTAGCCACAATTCCTTCCTCTGTCCTTAGGCAGAAAG GTCATTTATTCGAAAGCCAGTTATGGATCTATGAAAATTCTAGCACAATTCCTTCCTCTGTCCTTAGGCAGAGAGGTCATTTATTCGAAAGCCAGTTATGGATCTATGAAAATTCTAGCACAATTCCTTCCTCTGTCCTTAGGCAGAGAGGTCATTTATTCGAAAGCCAGTTATGGATCTATGAAAATTCTAGCACAATTCCTTCCTCTGTCCTTAGGCAGAGAGGTCATTTATTCGAAAGCCAGTTATGGATCTATGAAAATTCTAGCACAATTCCTTCCTCTGTCCTTAGGCAGAGAGGTCATTTATTCGAAAGCCAGTTATGGATCTATGAAAATTCTAGCACAATTCCTTCCTCTGTCCTTAGGCAGAGAGGTCATTTATTCGAAAGCCAGTTATGGATCTATGAAAATTCTAGCACAATTCCTTCCTCTGTCCCTAGGCAGAGAGGTCATTTATTCGAAAGCCAGTTATGGATCTATGAAAATTCTAGCACAATTCCTTCCTCTGTCCCTAGGCAGAGAGGTCATTTATTCGAAAGCCAGTTATGGATCTATGAAAATTCTAGCACAATTCCTTCCTCTGTCCCTAGGCAGAGAGGTCATTTATTCGAAAGCCAGTTATGGATCTATGAAAATTCTAGCACAATTCCTTCCTCTGTCCCTAGGCAGAGAGGTCATTTATTCGAAAGCCAGTTATGGATCTATGAAAATTCTAGCACAATTCCTTCCTCCGTCCTTAGGCAGAGAGGTCATTTATTCGAAAGCCAGTTATGGATCTATGAAAATTCTAGCACAATTCCTTCCTCCGTCCTTAGGCAGAAAGGTCATTTATTCGGAAGCCAGTTATGGATCTATGAAAATTCTAGTTCGTTGAAGGTCTTAAGCAATCATGGATGGACCCGGTAA